From the genome of Panulirus ornatus isolate Po-2019 chromosome 19, ASM3632096v1, whole genome shotgun sequence, one region includes:
- the LOC139755287 gene encoding uncharacterized protein yields MNTSMTQALPRELRLRRQGSVLRLPAKIANHRLSFIVDTGSECTIVPLEIVQRLGLERYIDKSDEYSYENTVGRLMLDIVCEGGVRLQGYILVDYPTSGELLLGMDILHSYSCSILQKPYRPSLVVREAHSFPSLTEAWTVNISIGSVTLPAVLDTGSTDTYMPSHVARELGLKVEDSAEENVLLSSGKYMCVSKVARAVNIVLNGRHFCVDVSVEDDEREVLIGQNILRHCDMHFTQAGLLTQ; encoded by the coding sequence ATGAACACCTCCATGACACAAGCATTGCCCCGGGAGCTTCGACTGAGAAGGCAAGGTTCAGTACTCCGGCTCCCGGCCAAGATTGCCAACCACAGGTTGTCATTCATCGTCGACACCGGATCGGAATGTACTATAGTTCCCCTGGAGATAGTACAGCGCTTGGGCTTGGAGCGGTACATCGACAAGTCTGATGAATATAGTTACGAGAACACAGTGGGTCGGCTGATGCTGGATATCGTCTGTGAAGGAGGCGTCCGGCTACAAGGATATATTCTTGTGGATTATCCAACTAGCGGCGAACTACTGCTTGGAATGGATATCCTCCACTCTTACTCCTGCTCCATTCTGCAAAAACCTTACCGCCCAAGCCTCGTCGTCCGGGAAGCACACTCATTTCCCAGTTTGACCGAGGCATGGACTGTAAACATCAGCATTGGATCCGTCACTCTGCCTGCAGTACTGGACACCGGCTCCACCGATACCTACATGCCTTCACACGTGGCTCGGGAATTAGGCTTGAAAGTTGAAGACTCTGCTGAAGAGAACGTCCTCCTCAGCTCCGGcaagtacatgtgtgtgtctaaAGTAGCACGCGCAGTCAACATTGTACTCAACGGACGTCATTTCTGTGTGGATGTTAGTGTTGAGGATGACGAGAGGGAAGTGCTTATCGGTCAGAATATCTTGCGCCACTGTGACATGCACTTCACTCAGGCTGGGCTGCTGACTCAGTGA